The following are encoded in a window of Chitinophaga sp. H8 genomic DNA:
- a CDS encoding TraG family conjugative transposon ATPase: protein MEKVLDDILPIMDVEHDCILSKQGDVTVVFKADLPEIFTLSDQEYEAFHQAWIKAIKLLPKFSVFHKQDWFLESSHKPDFSKDDTSFLSRASERFFNERPFLAHTCYIMLTKKPEGRKTASSMFSSLLRKSIVPEETLRPQMLQDFLDSTGQFKRIMEDSGFVKLTRLREKELRSHSRKMGLVEQYCYLSEQNDSFLMGDIVFDEAMRVGDKYCQLYTLGDAIDLPALCGSRINYDKYSTDKTKFSVGFASTLGQLLPCNHIYNQYIFIEDAQKTIQKLESKRLRLQSLSAYSRENLIARDATNDFLNEAISQQRLPVKAHFNVLVWTDNKEELKDLKNMVSSALAQMDAVAKQETIGAPQIFWAGIPGNAADFPMNDTFDTFAEQGTCFLNLETGYRSSLSPVGIRMGDRLTGKPVHVDISDEPMKMGICTNRNKFILGPSGSGKSFFTNHMVRSYYEQGTHIVLVDVGHSYKGLCDMVKGYYFTYSEDNPIRFNPFYIGEGDSLDTEKKESIKTLLLALWKKDDEAFKRSEYVALSNAIGGYYSYLEKNAAVFPCFNSFYAFLRDEYTQVLEGDRVKEKDFDIDNFLYVLRPYYEGGEFDYLLNATENLNLLQERFIVFELDNIKDHPILFPVVTIIIMEVFINKMRKMKGIRKMILIEEAWKALMKEGFAEYIKYLFKTVRKFFGEAIVVTQEVEDIISSPVVKQAIINNSDCKILLDQSKYQNKFDQIQELLGLTEKEKALVLSVNKSNDPAKKYKEVFISLGGMMSKVYRTEVSLEEYLAYTTEQTEKVKLMEYATKFDGDIRKGIAAMAEDIRNKS, encoded by the coding sequence ATGGAAAAAGTGTTGGATGATATATTACCGATCATGGATGTGGAGCATGACTGCATCCTGAGTAAGCAAGGCGACGTGACAGTTGTTTTTAAGGCAGACCTGCCCGAAATATTTACCCTTTCCGATCAGGAATATGAAGCCTTTCACCAGGCATGGATAAAAGCAATTAAGCTGCTTCCCAAATTTAGTGTATTCCACAAACAGGATTGGTTTTTAGAAAGCAGTCATAAACCCGACTTCTCAAAAGACGATACCAGTTTCCTTAGCCGGGCCAGCGAACGGTTCTTTAATGAACGTCCTTTTCTCGCTCATACCTGCTACATCATGCTTACCAAAAAGCCGGAAGGCCGGAAAACAGCCAGTTCGATGTTTTCAAGTCTCCTGCGGAAATCCATAGTGCCAGAAGAAACTTTGAGGCCGCAGATGCTACAGGACTTTCTGGACAGTACGGGACAATTCAAGCGGATCATGGAAGATAGCGGGTTTGTGAAGCTAACAAGATTAAGAGAAAAGGAGCTGCGCAGCCATAGCCGCAAAATGGGATTGGTAGAACAGTATTGCTACCTGTCTGAGCAAAATGATAGTTTCCTGATGGGCGATATCGTTTTTGATGAAGCGATGCGTGTGGGCGATAAATATTGCCAGTTATATACGCTGGGCGATGCAATAGATCTTCCTGCACTATGCGGCAGCCGCATCAATTACGATAAATACAGTACAGACAAAACGAAGTTCAGTGTCGGGTTTGCTTCTACGTTAGGCCAGCTTTTGCCCTGCAATCACATCTACAATCAATACATCTTTATAGAAGATGCACAGAAAACCATCCAAAAACTGGAGAGTAAAAGGCTGAGGCTGCAATCCCTTTCTGCATACAGCAGGGAGAATTTAATTGCAAGGGATGCTACCAACGATTTTCTGAATGAAGCCATCAGTCAGCAACGGTTGCCGGTCAAGGCGCATTTCAACGTGCTTGTATGGACAGACAATAAAGAGGAACTCAAAGACCTGAAGAATATGGTATCCTCTGCACTGGCACAGATGGATGCAGTAGCCAAACAGGAAACCATTGGCGCTCCGCAGATATTTTGGGCGGGCATTCCTGGGAATGCCGCAGACTTCCCGATGAATGATACGTTTGATACGTTCGCGGAACAGGGAACCTGCTTCCTAAACCTCGAAACCGGCTACCGATCTTCTTTAAGTCCGGTAGGTATTCGCATGGGCGACCGGCTTACAGGCAAGCCCGTTCATGTGGACATCAGCGACGAGCCTATGAAAATGGGCATCTGCACAAACAGGAACAAATTTATACTTGGGCCTTCCGGTAGCGGCAAATCATTTTTCACCAACCACATGGTACGCAGCTATTATGAGCAAGGTACGCATATCGTACTGGTGGATGTGGGACATAGTTATAAAGGACTTTGCGACATGGTGAAGGGCTATTACTTCACTTACAGCGAAGACAATCCCATCCGCTTCAATCCCTTTTACATAGGCGAGGGCGATAGCCTTGATACCGAAAAGAAAGAAAGTATCAAAACACTGCTTCTGGCACTGTGGAAGAAGGACGATGAGGCATTCAAGCGGAGCGAATACGTTGCCCTGTCAAATGCCATTGGCGGTTATTACAGTTATCTGGAAAAAAATGCGGCTGTATTTCCCTGTTTCAACAGTTTCTATGCTTTTCTGCGCGATGAATACACGCAGGTGCTGGAGGGTGACAGGGTAAAAGAAAAGGATTTCGATATAGACAACTTTCTCTATGTGCTGCGCCCTTACTACGAAGGCGGCGAATTTGATTACCTGCTGAACGCTACCGAAAACCTGAATTTGTTGCAGGAAAGGTTTATCGTGTTTGAACTGGACAACATTAAGGATCACCCTATCCTGTTTCCGGTGGTAACCATTATCATCATGGAGGTCTTCATCAACAAAATGCGGAAGATGAAAGGCATCCGCAAAATGATATTGATAGAAGAAGCCTGGAAAGCCTTAATGAAAGAAGGCTTTGCCGAATACATCAAATATCTGTTCAAAACAGTCCGCAAATTCTTCGGCGAAGCAATCGTGGTAACGCAGGAAGTAGAAGACATCATTTCTTCTCCGGTGGTAAAGCAAGCCATCATCAATAATAGTGATTGCAAAATCCTGCTCGACCAAAGCAAGTACCAGAACAAATTTGATCAGATACAAGAACTATTGGGGCTAACGGAAAAAGAAAAAGCATTGGTACTCTCGGTCAATAAGTCCAATGATCCCGCTAAGAAATATAAAGAAGTATTCATCAGCCTGGGTGGTATGATGAGTAAGGTTTACCGGACAGAAGTAAGTCTTGAAGAATACCTCGCATACACTACCGAACAAACAGAGAAGGTAAAGCTGATGGAATACGCTACAAAGTTTGATGGAGACATACGCAAAGGCATTGCGGCAATGGCCGAAGACATTAGGAATAAAAGTTAA
- the traJ gene encoding conjugative transposon protein TraJ, protein MAKRGKTAWLAVVGLIMPFISRAQGIADEMRGMHGVLEQLYDEMMPLCSQLIGVGQGLAGFAAMWYIASRVWGHLSRAEPIDFYPLFRPFVIGFCVMIFPSVLGLINGVMKPTVTATAAMVENSDKAISVLLQKKEEAIKKTDVWQMYVGESGSGDRDKWYKYTHDNEDPSEEGFFEGIGNDIKFAMSKASYNFRNSVKEWMSEVLRVLFEAASLCIDTLRTFQLVVLAILGPLVFGIAVFDGFQHTLTVWIARYINIFLWLPVANIFGSIIGKIQEKMLELDISQVQDYGDTFFSRTDVAYLVFMIIGIVGYFTVPSVANYIVHAGGGGALGHKVTSIFGSSSRTVVNTASAGAGMAVDAMGSAANRMSQSMASSGNSNPYFGDGSSGKSGYMNDKLKGNS, encoded by the coding sequence ATGGCAAAGCGTGGAAAGACCGCCTGGCTGGCGGTGGTGGGGTTGATAATGCCTTTTATAAGCCGTGCACAAGGTATAGCCGATGAAATGAGAGGGATGCACGGTGTATTGGAACAATTGTATGATGAGATGATGCCTTTGTGCAGCCAGTTGATCGGCGTAGGCCAGGGATTGGCGGGATTTGCGGCAATGTGGTATATCGCATCAAGGGTATGGGGACATTTATCAAGAGCGGAACCTATTGATTTTTATCCGCTGTTCCGTCCTTTCGTTATTGGATTTTGCGTGATGATATTTCCCTCCGTTTTGGGATTGATCAATGGCGTGATGAAACCTACTGTGACAGCTACTGCTGCAATGGTGGAAAATTCAGATAAAGCTATTTCGGTGCTTTTGCAAAAAAAGGAAGAAGCCATCAAGAAAACGGATGTGTGGCAAATGTATGTGGGAGAAAGCGGTAGCGGTGACAGGGACAAGTGGTATAAATACACACACGATAATGAGGACCCTTCCGAAGAAGGTTTCTTTGAAGGCATCGGTAACGACATCAAGTTCGCCATGTCCAAAGCCTCTTACAACTTCCGCAATTCGGTAAAAGAATGGATGAGTGAAGTGCTTAGGGTTCTATTTGAAGCGGCATCCCTGTGTATTGATACGCTACGAACGTTCCAGTTAGTCGTATTAGCGATACTTGGCCCTTTGGTATTTGGCATTGCAGTGTTTGACGGTTTTCAGCATACGCTTACTGTCTGGATAGCCCGTTATATTAACATCTTTCTATGGTTACCTGTCGCCAACATCTTCGGAAGTATTATAGGGAAGATACAGGAGAAAATGCTGGAGCTGGATATATCACAGGTACAGGATTACGGCGACACATTTTTCAGTAGAACCGATGTGGCTTATCTGGTCTTCATGATAATCGGCATAGTCGGATACTTTACTGTTCCCTCCGTAGCGAATTACATTGTTCATGCCGGTGGTGGTGGTGCATTAGGTCACAAAGTCACAAGCATTTTCGGTAGTTCTTCCAGAACAGTAGTCAATACAGCATCAGCCGGTGCAGGCATGGCCGTAGATGCTATGGGCAGCGCGGCTAACCGTATGTCGCAAAGCATGGCCAGTAGCGGCAATTCCAATCCCTATTTCGGTGATGGCAGTAGTGGCAAATCTGGCTATATGAACGACAAGCTAAAAGGCAATTCATAA
- a CDS encoding recombinase family protein: protein MKIADLYIRVSTDEQADKGYSQRDQEERLRRYCNINNIQIRKVIFEDHSAKTFKRPAWQNLLVDLRKQRGHSDLILFTKWDRFSRNAGDAYQMISLLRHLGVEPQAVEQPLDLSIPENKMMLAFYLAAPEVENDRRALNVFNGMRRAKKEGRWMGTAPIGYLNRITEDGKKYIAPKDQDAKIMKWAFEEIFRNKLNTEQVWKQARERGLKCSKNNFWVAIRNPIYCGLIFVPQHKDEQSQLVPGQHEPIITTTLFFDVQDVLDGRKRKAVSKKVVSQDDIPLRGYLICPNCGRFLTGSGSKGRKKYYHYYHCSSECGVRYKADDANNLMIDAIGDEVRNVPQLKLFREIITATYMDVNRVEKTDQKRMMSQLDQIKHRLSKARELLLREEIEGEDYRTIKTEASERMADIEAKLKASNSFSDSMELLWDLPISKVSHLGILFQNGTVIQKRKIVSTMFPDNLIYDGVKLHRTRVSAAISFLTTRRKCPQEAVANSNQTYRAESVHLNRKHAVTALRNRM, encoded by the coding sequence ATGAAAATTGCAGACCTTTATATCAGGGTGAGTACAGATGAACAGGCAGACAAAGGTTATTCTCAACGTGACCAGGAAGAAAGGCTGCGCAGGTATTGCAACATCAATAATATTCAAATACGAAAGGTTATTTTTGAAGATCATTCGGCAAAGACTTTCAAGCGGCCAGCATGGCAAAACCTGTTGGTTGATTTACGGAAGCAAAGAGGTCATTCTGACCTTATTCTTTTTACAAAATGGGATAGGTTTAGCCGTAATGCCGGGGATGCCTACCAAATGATAAGCCTGTTACGCCATCTTGGAGTAGAGCCGCAGGCAGTGGAGCAACCATTGGATTTGTCCATTCCTGAAAACAAAATGATGCTGGCGTTTTACCTCGCAGCACCGGAAGTAGAGAATGACCGCAGGGCGTTAAATGTATTCAATGGGATGCGACGTGCTAAGAAGGAAGGCCGCTGGATGGGCACAGCTCCGATTGGCTATCTGAACAGAATTACAGAAGATGGCAAGAAATACATTGCGCCGAAAGATCAGGATGCTAAAATAATGAAATGGGCTTTTGAGGAAATCTTTCGCAATAAGCTGAATACTGAACAAGTCTGGAAACAAGCACGGGAAAGAGGTTTGAAATGTAGCAAGAATAACTTTTGGGTAGCAATAAGAAATCCTATTTATTGTGGATTGATTTTCGTTCCGCAACATAAGGATGAGCAAAGCCAGCTTGTGCCGGGACAACACGAGCCGATCATAACCACTACATTATTTTTTGATGTGCAGGATGTGTTGGATGGCAGAAAGAGAAAGGCGGTGAGTAAAAAAGTAGTGTCACAGGATGATATTCCTTTACGGGGTTATCTCATTTGTCCAAACTGCGGCAGGTTTCTAACAGGCAGCGGTTCAAAAGGCAGGAAGAAATATTATCATTACTACCATTGCAGTTCTGAATGTGGTGTACGTTACAAAGCAGATGACGCAAACAATTTGATGATAGACGCAATCGGAGATGAAGTGCGCAATGTTCCGCAACTTAAACTGTTCAGGGAGATTATCACAGCCACTTATATGGACGTAAATCGGGTTGAAAAAACGGATCAGAAGCGCATGATGTCACAACTCGATCAGATAAAGCATCGCCTCTCAAAAGCTCGTGAGCTTTTACTACGTGAAGAAATTGAGGGGGAAGACTATCGTACCATTAAGACAGAGGCCAGCGAAAGAATGGCTGATATTGAAGCAAAGCTGAAAGCCTCTAATTCTTTTTCAGACAGTATGGAACTGCTTTGGGATCTTCCGATTTCCAAAGTCTCTCATTTAGGTATTTTATTTCAAAATGGAACTGTCATACAGAAAAGGAAAATTGTAAGTACAATGTTCCCTGATAACCTGATATACGATGGTGTAAAGCTCCATCGCACCAGGGTTAGCGCAGCAATCAGCTTCTTGACCACCCGCAGAAAATGTCCACAGGAAGCTGTTGCAAATAGCAACCAAACTTATCGGGCTGAAAGTGTTCATCTTAACCGCAAACATGCCGTAACTGCATTGCGAAACAGAATGTAG
- the traN gene encoding conjugative transposon protein TraN, protein MKKISVVMAIGIFLLFTIFKAQAQTNTTWQTKAIETYHVTVAFTKTTNIIFPYAIVSVDIGSRDVLAQKAKGVENILQIKAAKDSFPQTNISIITADGKLTSFLVDYDNQPSVLNLALTGVGRQNTISIPSENINQEQMEHFAKMAAESKAKARGIKDKTFGIRFKLNGIFIHEDIMLLRFNISNQTNINYDIDQLRLYIRDQKKSKRTATQEIEILPVLVQDNTSKVAGQSDNTIVFVVPKFTIPDKKYLAVQLMEKNGGRHLELHVKNKKIIKALPID, encoded by the coding sequence ATGAAAAAGATCAGTGTAGTAATGGCAATAGGAATTTTCCTGCTATTTACAATTTTCAAGGCTCAGGCCCAAACAAACACAACCTGGCAAACCAAAGCAATCGAAACGTATCATGTAACAGTTGCTTTCACCAAAACCACCAACATCATCTTCCCTTATGCTATCGTTAGCGTCGATATAGGAAGCAGGGATGTACTGGCGCAAAAAGCGAAAGGTGTAGAAAACATTTTGCAGATAAAGGCTGCAAAGGACAGTTTTCCACAAACAAATATCAGCATCATTACGGCTGACGGCAAGCTCACGTCATTTCTCGTTGATTATGACAACCAACCGTCAGTGCTAAACCTGGCTCTCACAGGCGTAGGCAGGCAAAATACTATCTCCATTCCTTCAGAAAACATTAACCAGGAACAAATGGAGCATTTTGCTAAGATGGCTGCGGAGTCAAAAGCGAAGGCAAGAGGTATAAAAGATAAAACTTTCGGCATTCGCTTTAAGCTGAATGGAATCTTTATCCATGAGGACATAATGTTGCTTCGCTTCAATATTTCCAATCAAACCAATATCAACTATGATATTGATCAATTGAGGCTTTATATCCGTGACCAGAAGAAATCCAAAAGGACAGCAACACAGGAAATTGAAATATTACCTGTACTTGTGCAGGATAATACCAGCAAGGTTGCAGGTCAGTCGGATAATACAATTGTGTTTGTTGTACCAAAGTTCACCATTCCTGATAAAAAATATCTCGCTGTGCAATTAATGGAGAAAAATGGCGGTCGGCATCTGGAGCTTCATGTGAAGAACAAGAAGATTATAAAGGCATTGCCGATTGATTAG
- the traK gene encoding conjugative transposon protein TraK: protein MFKKMKNIDTAFRHIRSFTLVVIIGCVLICCFALYKSFSLVSQMQSKIYILANGKALEAYASERKDNIPVEARDHVTTFHKLFFTLDPDDKAITASITKALYLADGSAKRAYDDLKENGYYAGLISGNVNQTIVVDSVAVDINDYPYKFRCYATQSIIRPTSITTRSLVTDGALRNVSRSDNNPHGFLIERWSTIDNRDLKTVSRRQ, encoded by the coding sequence ATGTTCAAGAAAATGAAAAATATTGATACAGCTTTCCGTCATATCAGGAGTTTTACCCTGGTAGTAATTATAGGCTGTGTACTGATATGCTGCTTTGCACTATACAAGAGTTTTAGCCTTGTATCGCAGATGCAAAGCAAAATATACATTCTTGCTAATGGCAAGGCACTGGAAGCCTACGCGTCCGAACGGAAAGATAATATACCTGTTGAGGCAAGGGATCACGTAACTACTTTCCATAAACTATTCTTTACGCTTGACCCTGATGATAAAGCAATCACAGCAAGCATTACTAAAGCCTTGTATCTGGCAGACGGAAGTGCCAAAAGAGCCTACGATGATCTGAAGGAGAACGGGTACTATGCAGGACTTATATCCGGCAACGTCAATCAAACCATTGTTGTGGATAGCGTGGCGGTAGATATCAATGATTACCCGTACAAATTCCGTTGCTATGCTACGCAAAGCATTATCCGACCAACCAGCATTACTACCCGTAGCCTGGTGACAGACGGTGCATTGCGGAATGTATCACGCAGTGACAATAATCCACATGGTTTCCTTATCGAGCGATGGAGTACGATTGACAACAGGGATTTAAAAACAGTAAGCAGGCGACAATAA
- the traM gene encoding conjugative transposon protein TraM, with protein MEKQVKTPKEIRQRRFLLVLPLLALPFMTMIFWALGGGKVEKVEAQASAKKGFNINLPDANLKEDKPMDKMSYYNQAQLDSIKFQEMVKNDPNYRNIGLSDTDEYLSNDEDTFQQPASPKGLNTSLQGSRGHNDPNTDKIYRKLAELDREMNKPVPTSSDNDEYDTYQPASSRNRNSATINSPDVERLEQMMNMMNQSNGEDPELQQLNGMLDKILDVQNPERVQERLRQTSEANRGQVFAVSSKKKDNSITLLDMEHTSGNTTNGFYSLTGATAIEDSQNAIQAVIHETQTIVDGSTVKLRLVNDVFINGIRIPKDNFLFGIASLRGERLSIKINSVRFGNSLFPVELSVYDMDGLDGIYIPGAITRDVAKQSADRSMQTIGLTSLDPSWGAQAASAGIEAAKTLFSRKVKLIKVTVKAGYQVLLRDEKQKQSN; from the coding sequence ATGGAAAAGCAAGTAAAAACTCCGAAGGAGATCAGGCAGCGCAGGTTCTTATTGGTATTACCACTTCTCGCATTGCCTTTTATGACCATGATTTTTTGGGCACTTGGCGGTGGCAAGGTTGAAAAGGTGGAAGCCCAGGCATCTGCGAAGAAGGGATTTAACATTAACCTGCCGGACGCCAATCTCAAAGAAGACAAGCCGATGGACAAAATGAGCTATTACAATCAGGCTCAACTGGATTCTATCAAATTTCAGGAAATGGTAAAAAATGATCCCAATTACAGGAATATTGGATTATCAGATACCGATGAATACCTGTCGAATGACGAAGATACCTTTCAGCAGCCTGCCAGTCCCAAAGGTTTGAATACATCACTTCAGGGAAGCCGGGGACACAATGACCCCAATACTGATAAAATCTACCGCAAGCTGGCAGAACTGGATCGGGAGATGAACAAGCCAGTACCGACATCATCAGACAATGACGAGTATGATACGTACCAACCCGCTTCATCAAGAAACCGCAATAGTGCCACGATAAATTCTCCTGATGTGGAAAGGCTGGAACAAATGATGAACATGATGAATCAGTCTAATGGCGAAGATCCTGAATTGCAGCAATTGAATGGTATGCTGGATAAGATATTGGACGTACAAAATCCCGAAAGAGTGCAGGAGCGACTAAGACAAACTTCTGAAGCAAACCGGGGACAAGTATTTGCGGTATCATCGAAAAAGAAAGACAATAGTATCACGCTGCTTGATATGGAGCATACATCAGGCAACACAACCAATGGCTTCTATTCACTTACCGGCGCGACAGCTATTGAAGATTCGCAGAATGCTATACAGGCTGTTATTCACGAAACTCAAACTATCGTAGATGGCTCAACTGTCAAATTGAGATTGGTAAATGATGTTTTCATAAATGGCATTCGCATTCCGAAAGACAATTTCCTCTTTGGAATAGCCTCGCTGCGTGGTGAGAGATTAAGTATCAAGATTAACAGTGTACGTTTTGGTAATTCTTTATTCCCGGTTGAATTATCGGTATATGACATGGATGGCCTGGACGGCATTTATATTCCCGGAGCGATTACAAGGGATGTTGCAAAGCAGTCGGCAGACCGTTCTATGCAAACAATTGGGCTAACCAGCCTTGATCCGTCGTGGGGCGCACAGGCAGCAAGCGCAGGTATTGAAGCTGCAAAAACGCTGTTCAGCCGAAAAGTAAAGCTAATCAAGGTAACTGTGAAGGCAGGGTATCAGGTGCTTCTGCGAGACGAAAAGCAAAAACAATCCAACTAA
- a CDS encoding conjugal transfer protein TraI, producing MKKYVRMMLVALCISFTVLPVQQANATPIAILEIIKAAVKKVIKAVDLKIQRLQNKTIWLQNAQKTLENTLSKLKLDEISDWTEKQKEQYRKYYDELAQVKAIISYYQRIRDITKKQLRLVDEYNRSWALIRQDSRFTAKEVVYMEKVYSGILDESLKNIDQINLIIKSFTTKMSDAKRLELINNAADQVDANYSDLVQFNRQNTLLSLQRAKTETEVQAVKKLYGLP from the coding sequence ATGAAAAAATATGTAAGAATGATGCTTGTGGCTCTTTGCATTTCCTTCACCGTTCTTCCGGTACAGCAGGCAAATGCTACACCCATAGCCATACTGGAGATCATCAAGGCGGCGGTTAAAAAAGTGATAAAGGCGGTTGACTTAAAAATTCAGCGATTGCAGAATAAAACGATCTGGTTGCAGAATGCTCAGAAGACACTGGAAAACACTTTGTCTAAGTTGAAACTGGATGAAATTTCTGACTGGACGGAAAAGCAAAAAGAACAGTACCGCAAGTATTACGACGAGCTGGCACAAGTAAAAGCAATTATCTCCTATTACCAACGCATCCGCGATATTACCAAAAAGCAATTGCGCCTCGTGGACGAATACAACAGGTCATGGGCACTGATCCGGCAGGACAGCCGCTTTACTGCAAAAGAAGTGGTGTATATGGAAAAGGTGTATTCGGGTATTCTCGATGAGAGCCTAAAGAATATTGACCAGATCAATCTCATTATTAAGTCCTTCACCACGAAGATGAGCGATGCGAAAAGGCTGGAGCTGATCAACAATGCAGCCGACCAGGTAGATGCCAACTACTCTGATCTGGTACAGTTCAACAGGCAGAACACATTACTAAGCCTTCAGCGTGCTAAGACCGAAACTGAAGTGCAGGCAGTTAAAAAATTATATGGGCTTCCTTAA
- a CDS encoding TerB family tellurite resistance protein, giving the protein MKKVIVIISLSFMGLLPAFRASAQADEIAQLLLNVEKLAQFKQILSDMKKGYQILEGGYNTIKNISEGNFSLHKAFLDGLMGVSPTVRNYRRVADITNYQITLVKEYRNAYDRFRRDNNFNPDELAYLGRVYDNLFKESLRNLDELLTAITAGKARMSDDERLQTIDRIYADMQDKLMFLRHFNNNTTILAVQRAKERNDAQTIRKIYGLNN; this is encoded by the coding sequence ATGAAAAAGGTAATTGTAATTATATCGCTGTCATTCATGGGTTTGCTTCCCGCTTTCCGAGCATCTGCGCAAGCTGATGAGATAGCACAGCTTTTACTCAATGTTGAGAAGCTGGCGCAATTCAAGCAGATCCTGAGTGACATGAAAAAGGGCTACCAGATTTTGGAAGGTGGCTACAACACCATAAAGAATATTTCCGAAGGCAACTTCAGCTTGCACAAGGCTTTTCTTGACGGTTTAATGGGTGTAAGTCCTACCGTGCGCAATTACAGGCGTGTAGCGGACATCACTAACTACCAGATTACTTTAGTTAAGGAATACCGTAATGCGTATGATCGGTTCCGGCGGGATAACAATTTCAATCCCGATGAGCTGGCGTATTTGGGCCGGGTGTATGACAATTTGTTCAAGGAGAGCCTGCGTAATCTGGATGAACTGCTCACGGCCATCACGGCAGGCAAAGCCCGCATGAGCGATGATGAACGACTGCAAACCATCGACAGGATTTATGCCGACATGCAGGATAAATTAATGTTTCTGCGGCACTTCAATAATAACACTACAATACTGGCTGTGCAAAGGGCGAAGGAGCGCAACGATGCACAGACCATTCGTAAAATCTATGGGTTAAACAATTAA